The genomic interval AATACCCTCCATGAATGCCTTACGGTAAGGGTCGCAATGCGGTTACTGCCGGGCTATTCCCGCTCGCAACTATGGTGCCATGGAGCGTGCCCCGCGCCATGAGCACCCAGGTACGAGAAAACAAGGCGTTACTTTCTTCCGTGTCCAGTCTGCGGCCAATTCTTCCTGCGGGGATGTCGTTTGCGGAAACACGCTGTCGCAGCCTGTAACAGCCGACGCTATTTCCTTTTGCTCGCCTCCAGCTTGGCATACAGCCTGACGTACTTGGTGGCGGAGTTCTTCCAACTAAAGTTGCTGCGCATGGCGCTCTTCACCAGACGCAGCCAGGTCTTTTGATCCGCAAACACGGCAAGCGCTCTCTCCACCGCTTGCAGCATGGCGGCAGCGCTGTACTCGGTGAAGACAAAACCATTGCCCGTGCCCCGCCGGGGGTCAAAGTCGACAATCGTGTCTGCCAGCCCGCCGGTGGCCCGCACGATGGGGATCGTGCCGTAGACCAGACTGTACATCTGGTTCAGGCCACATGGTTCGTACCGGGAAGGCATGAGGAACATGTCAGCCCCAGCCTCAATCTGGTGCGCAAGGGTGTTGTCAAAGCGCAGGTTCACAGAAACCTTCTTCGGGTGCCGTTTGGCAAGCCCGGCAAAGAGTTTGTGGTATCTCGGATCGCCAGTTCCCAGCACGACAAGCTGCACGTCCATCTTCATCAGCGCCGGGAAGGCTTCTGCCACCAGATCGAATCCTTTCTGATCGGCAAGACGAGAGATCATGCCGATTACCGGCACCTCCGGGCGATAAGGCAAGCCAAGGCCTTCGACCAGCGCTTTCTTATTTTCGGCCTTGCCCGCAAGGTCGGTGGCAGAATAGGTCCTGGCAATCAGCGGATCGGTTTTGGGGTTCCACACCGTGTCGTCGATGCCATTGAGGATGCCATACAGCGCGTCACGCCGCGCACGCAGCTCCTCCTGCAGGCCGCACCCAATCTCGGGATCGGAAGTGATCTCCTCAGCATAACGCTCGCTCACCGTGGAAATGGCGTCGGCAAAAACAATGCCGGCCTTCATGAAACTCAACTTGCCGTAGAACTCAACGCCCCCCTGCCCACGGAAGAGCTCTGCCGGGAGGCCGGTGAGGCGAAACTTGGCCTTGGGAAAGATGCCTTGGTAGGCCAAGTTGTGGATGGTAAAGAGGGTCGAGGTCTTGGCAAAGAGGCGCTCATGGCTGTAGGTGGTCTTCAGCAGAACCGGAATGAGCCCGGTGTGCCAATCGTTGCAGTGAATCACATGCGGCTGCCAGTGGAGGAGCTTGACGGTCTCCAAGACACCCTTGCAGAAGAAAGTGAAGCGCTCTGCGTTATCAGGCCAGTCCTTGCCGGTCTTGGGGTCTGTGTAAAGGTCCTGCCGACCAAAGAGGGGCGGATAGTCCAGGAAGTAAACCTGCACTTTCGTGTCCGGGATGAAGGCCGACTTGACGCTGCCCACGAGTCTTTCGCCTCCCAGGTCTACGGGTATTTCGCGGAGGCGAATAACCTCGCGGAGCACATACTTGCGCTCGTTGATCGAGCCGTACTTGGGCATCATCACGCGGATGTCATGGCCGAGGTCTTGCAACGCTTTGGGCAGAGCAGCAGCCACATCGGCAAGTCCGCCCGTTTTGGCAAAGGGCGCAACTTCCGAGGCGACGTACAGTATCTTCAACGGCGATCTCATTGCGTCCTCACGCGTCAGTTGCATGCCCAGCGCACTCTTCCATACGGCAAGAATCGACCTTTGAAGATACGAAAATTCCGCGCCAAAATCAATGAGAAAAAAGCCCTTAGCCCATGGTCAGGAGATAGGCCTCTGTTGCCCCTTATCCCTCTTTTTCCAAGAGCGCCACTGCCTCGATGTGCCAGGTCTGCGGGAACATGTCTACCGGCGTCACCTCGCCCAGGCGATATCCGCCCTGGCACAACACTGCCAGATCGCGTGCCAAAGTCGAGGGGTTGCAGGAGACGTACACAATCCGCCGCGGCGCCACCTTGAGGAGCACTTCCAGCACCCGCGGGTGCACTCCGGCCCGCGGCGGGTCCACCACCACAACCTCCGGCCGGATATCGGGTGCCTCGGCAACCAACTTCTCCACAGAGGTGCGCACGTCGCCACTCACGAAATGGCAGTTGCCAATGCCGTTGCGCGCGCAATTGCCTCTTGCGTCCGCGACCGCCTCCTCGGCGAGCTCAAAGCCCCATACCTCACGCGCCCTCTCCGCCAGGAAGATGCTGATGGTCCCAGTGCCACAGTAGAGGTCAAACACCACCTCGTCGCCGCGCAGGCTGGCATATCGCAGCACCGTCTCGTACAGACGGAGGGCTTGCTCCGGGTTGGACTGGAAAAAGGAGGTGGCAGAAATTTGGAAGCGATAGCGCCCCAGTTGCTCCTCGATGGCGGGCTGTCCGGCCAGAACGAACTGCTGTTCCCCGTACGCTACGTTCGCCGGGGAGGTGGAGATGGTTGACACGACGCTGACAATGCCAGGGAATCGCTCTCTAAGTTCACTGGAAAGGGCCTTGAGCCCGGCTTCATCGAAGGCGGAGGTCACCATGTTGACCATCACCTGCCCGGTCTGCTTCCCCTCGCGAATGACCGCGTGCCGCCAGAACCCCTGGCGGCTTGCCGTCGAGTAGGCAGGAAGACCCGAGCGCCGCGCAAACTGCCGGATATGGGCCAAAATCTCGTTGCTCAGGGGCGAAAGCAGATGACAGTCGCCCACGTCCACGACTGCGTCGAAGCGCCCGCGAGGATGGAGACCAAGGTAAACTCCCGGTTGGCGGTTGCTTTCCTGGGCCAGGTGGGCAGCAGGTACCCAGGCGCGGTCGGAAAAGGCGAATTCCATCTTATTGCGATAGAAGAACTCCTGCGGACTGGCCAACGCCGGAACCACCGGCGGCGATGCGATGCCCCCTAGGCGCTCGAGGCAGTCAATCACATGCTGGCGCTTCACCTCGAGCTGGGCATCGTAGCGGAGGTGCTGCAACTGACACCCACCGCACTCCGGGAAGTGGCGACAAGGTGGCGTGGTTGCCAAAGGCGATTGCCGCACCACCTCGACGATGCGCGCCTCAGCATACGTCCGCTTCCG from Calditrichota bacterium carries:
- the glgA gene encoding glycogen synthase GlgA, with amino-acid sequence MKILYVASEVAPFAKTGGLADVAAALPKALQDLGHDIRVMMPKYGSINERKYVLREVIRLREIPVDLGGERLVGSVKSAFIPDTKVQVYFLDYPPLFGRQDLYTDPKTGKDWPDNAERFTFFCKGVLETVKLLHWQPHVIHCNDWHTGLIPVLLKTTYSHERLFAKTSTLFTIHNLAYQGIFPKAKFRLTGLPAELFRGQGGVEFYGKLSFMKAGIVFADAISTVSERYAEEITSDPEIGCGLQEELRARRDALYGILNGIDDTVWNPKTDPLIARTYSATDLAGKAENKKALVEGLGLPYRPEVPVIGMISRLADQKGFDLVAEAFPALMKMDVQLVVLGTGDPRYHKLFAGLAKRHPKKVSVNLRFDNTLAHQIEAGADMFLMPSRYEPCGLNQMYSLVYGTIPIVRATGGLADTIVDFDPRRGTGNGFVFTEYSAAAMLQAVERALAVFADQKTWLRLVKSAMRSNFSWKNSATKYVRLYAKLEASKRK
- the rlmD gene encoding 23S rRNA (uracil(1939)-C(5))-methyltransferase RlmD; the encoded protein is MSGQRMSLEKGAEIEVEVLSLAFGGKGVARVDDLVVFVEGALPEQLVRVRITRRKRTYAEARIVEVVRQSPLATTPPCRHFPECGGCQLQHLRYDAQLEVKRQHVIDCLERLGGIASPPVVPALASPQEFFYRNKMEFAFSDRAWVPAAHLAQESNRQPGVYLGLHPRGRFDAVVDVGDCHLLSPLSNEILAHIRQFARRSGLPAYSTASRQGFWRHAVIREGKQTGQVMVNMVTSAFDEAGLKALSSELRERFPGIVSVVSTISTSPANVAYGEQQFVLAGQPAIEEQLGRYRFQISATSFFQSNPEQALRLYETVLRYASLRGDEVVFDLYCGTGTISIFLAERAREVWGFELAEEAVADARGNCARNGIGNCHFVSGDVRTSVEKLVAEAPDIRPEVVVVDPPRAGVHPRVLEVLLKVAPRRIVYVSCNPSTLARDLAVLCQGGYRLGEVTPVDMFPQTWHIEAVALLEKEG